In one Hypomesus transpacificus isolate Combined female chromosome 18, fHypTra1, whole genome shotgun sequence genomic region, the following are encoded:
- the acss2 gene encoding acetyl-coenzyme A synthetase, cytoplasmic isoform X1 — MIPDKAPREDVLYAAGDLKKEAHVPSFEKYKELYIKSIDNPDEFWGDIAKDFYWKTKHTGQFLDYNFDVTKGEIFVKCMEGATTNICYNVLDRNVNEKKLGDKVAFYWEGNEPGDEATVTYRELLQQVCRLANVLKSQGVKKGDRVSIYMPMVVELVVAMLACVRIGAVHSIVFAGFSAESLCERIVDSQCCLLLTADGFYRGDKLINLKVIADEALHKCRDKGYLVQRCIMLRHLSKVEEAAVTPLGSQSPPAKRPCPDLQQDPQRDRVKKTRPIPQVPWNPEVDLCWHSLVCVASEECEPEWCASEDPLFILYTSGSTGKPKGVLHTVSGYMLYVATTFKLVFDYQPSDVYWCTADIGWITGHSYITYGPLANGATSVLFEGLPTYPDVSRMWEIVDKYSVTKFYTAPTAIRLLMKYGSEPVTRCKRTSLKVLGTVGEPINPEAWQWYYTVVGEKRCPVVDTFWQTETGGHVLTPLPAATPMKPGSATFPFFGVVPAILNESGEELEGPSEGYLVFKQPWPGVMRTVYGNHQRFETTYFKKFPGYYVTGDGCRRDKDGYYWITGRIDDMLNVSGHLLSTAEVESALVEHEAVAEAAVVGRPHPVKGESLYCFVSLKDGVTYNRSLEAQLRKQVREKIGAIATPDYIQNAPGLPKTRSGKIMRRVLRKIANNERDLGDVSTLADPSVIEQLFENRSCSAV, encoded by the exons ATGATCCCGGACAAAGCTCCCAGGGAGGACGTTTTATACGCTGCCGGAGACCTGAAGAAGGAGGCTCATGTTCCCAGCTTCGAAAAATACAAAGAACTGTATATAAAGTCCATTGACAACCCTGATG AGTTCTGGGGTGACATTGCAAAGGACTTCTACTGGAAGACCAAGCATACAGGACAGTTTCTGGACTACAACTTTGATGTGACAAAGGGTGAGATCTTTGTCAAGTGCATGGAGGGGGCCACTACCAACATCTGTTACAACGTCCTGGACCGCAATGTCAACGAGAAGAAACTGGGGGACAAAGTGGCATTCTACTG GGAAGGGAACGAGCCGGGAGATGAGGCGACGGTTACTTACAGAGAGCTGCTCCAGCAGGTCTGCAGGCTGGCCAACGTCCTCAAGTCACAAG gagtGAAGAAGGGGGACCGTGTGTCCATCTACATGCCCAtggtggtggagctggtggtggcCATGCTGGCCTGTGTCCGTATCGGAGCCGTGCACTCTATAGTG TTTGCAGGGTTCTCAGCAGAGTCTCTGTGCGAGAGGATCGTGGACTCCCAGTGCTGCTTGCTGCTCACCGCTG ACGGCTTCTACAGAGGGGATAAGCTGATCAACTTAAAGGTCATCGCTGATGAGGCGCTGCACAAATGCAGGGACAA GGGATACCTGGTCCAGAGGTGTATCATGTTGAGACACCTGTCCAAGGTGGAGGAGGCAGCGGTGACCCCACTGGGCTCTCAGTCCCCCCCGGCCAAACGGCCATGTCCTGACCTGCAG CAGGACCCTCAGAGAGACCGGGTTAAGAAAACACGACCAATCCCTCAG gtgcccTGGAACCCCGAGGTGGACCTGTGCTGGCacagcctggtgtgtgtggcgTCAGAGGAGTGTGAGCCCGAGTGGTGTGCCTCCGAGGaccccctcttcatcctctACACCAGCGGCTCCACGGGGAAACCCAAG ggggtGCTCCACACAGTCAGTGGCTACATGCTGTACGTGGCCACCACCTTCAAGCTGGTGTTTGACTACCAGCCCAGCGACGTGTACTGGTGCACGGCCGACATCGGCTGGATCACCGGACACTCCTACATCACCTACGGACCCCTGGCCAACGGGGCCACCAGCGTCCTG ttcgAGGGTTTGCCCACCTACCCTGATGTGAGCCGGATGTGGGAGATCGTAGACAAGTACAGTGTGACCAAGTTCTACACCGCTCCTACTGCCATCAGACTCCTGATGAAGTACGGCAGCGAGCCTgttaccag GTGCAAGCGGACGTCCCTGAAGGTGCTGGGCACGGTGGGGGAGCCCATCAACCCAGAGGCCTGGCAGTGGTACTACACCGTGGTGGGGGAGAAGAGATGCCCCGTGGTGGACACCTTCTGGCAGACAGAGACG gGGGGACATGTGTTGACTCCTCTCCCGGCTGCCACGCCCATGAAGCCAGGCTCTGCT ACGTTCCCGTTTTTCGGCGTGGTGCCCGCCATCTTGAATGAGTCcggagaggagctggagggaccAAGCGAGGGCTACCTG gtgttcAAGCAGCCCTGGCCGGGGGTGATGAGGACGGTCTATGGGAACCACCAGAGGTTTGAGACCACCTACTTCAAGAAGTTCCCCGGCTACTATGTGACAGGAGACG GTTGCCGCAGAGACAAGGATGGCTACTACTGGATCACAGGGAGGATAGATGACATGCTGAATGTCTCAG GCCACCTGCTGAGCACGGCGGAGGTGGAGTCGGCCCTGGTGGAGCACGAGGCGGTGGCGGAGGCCGCTGTGGTGGGCAGACCCCACCCCGTCAAAGGAGAGAGCCTCTACTGCTTCGTCTCCCTCAAAGACGGGGTCACCTACAACCGCTCCCTGGAAGCCCAGCTCAGGAAacaag TGAGAGAGAAGATTGGAGCCATTGCGACTCCAGACTACATCCAGAACGCCCCGGGGTTGCCCAAGACCAGATCAG ggaAGATCATGCGCCGCGTGCTTCGCAAAATCGCCAACAACGAGCGGGACCTGGGTGACGTGTCGACGCTGGCCGACCCGTCCGTCATCGAGCAGCTGTTTGAGAACCGCAGCTGCTCTGCTGTGTGA
- the acss2 gene encoding acetyl-coenzyme A synthetase, cytoplasmic isoform X2, whose product MIPDKAPREDVLYAAGDLKKEAHVPSFEKYKELYIKSIDNPDEFWGDIAKDFYWKTKHTGQFLDYNFDVTKGEIFVKCMEGATTNICYNVLDRNVNEKKLGDKVAFYWEGNEPGDEATVTYRELLQQVCRLANVLKSQGVKKGDRVSIYMPMVVELVVAMLACVRIGAVHSIVFAGFSAESLCERIVDSQCCLLLTADGFYRGDKLINLKVIADEALHKCRDKGYLVQRCIMLRHLSKVEEAAVTPLGSQSPPAKRPCPDLQDPQRDRVKKTRPIPQVPWNPEVDLCWHSLVCVASEECEPEWCASEDPLFILYTSGSTGKPKGVLHTVSGYMLYVATTFKLVFDYQPSDVYWCTADIGWITGHSYITYGPLANGATSVLFEGLPTYPDVSRMWEIVDKYSVTKFYTAPTAIRLLMKYGSEPVTRCKRTSLKVLGTVGEPINPEAWQWYYTVVGEKRCPVVDTFWQTETGGHVLTPLPAATPMKPGSATFPFFGVVPAILNESGEELEGPSEGYLVFKQPWPGVMRTVYGNHQRFETTYFKKFPGYYVTGDGCRRDKDGYYWITGRIDDMLNVSGHLLSTAEVESALVEHEAVAEAAVVGRPHPVKGESLYCFVSLKDGVTYNRSLEAQLRKQVREKIGAIATPDYIQNAPGLPKTRSGKIMRRVLRKIANNERDLGDVSTLADPSVIEQLFENRSCSAV is encoded by the exons ATGATCCCGGACAAAGCTCCCAGGGAGGACGTTTTATACGCTGCCGGAGACCTGAAGAAGGAGGCTCATGTTCCCAGCTTCGAAAAATACAAAGAACTGTATATAAAGTCCATTGACAACCCTGATG AGTTCTGGGGTGACATTGCAAAGGACTTCTACTGGAAGACCAAGCATACAGGACAGTTTCTGGACTACAACTTTGATGTGACAAAGGGTGAGATCTTTGTCAAGTGCATGGAGGGGGCCACTACCAACATCTGTTACAACGTCCTGGACCGCAATGTCAACGAGAAGAAACTGGGGGACAAAGTGGCATTCTACTG GGAAGGGAACGAGCCGGGAGATGAGGCGACGGTTACTTACAGAGAGCTGCTCCAGCAGGTCTGCAGGCTGGCCAACGTCCTCAAGTCACAAG gagtGAAGAAGGGGGACCGTGTGTCCATCTACATGCCCAtggtggtggagctggtggtggcCATGCTGGCCTGTGTCCGTATCGGAGCCGTGCACTCTATAGTG TTTGCAGGGTTCTCAGCAGAGTCTCTGTGCGAGAGGATCGTGGACTCCCAGTGCTGCTTGCTGCTCACCGCTG ACGGCTTCTACAGAGGGGATAAGCTGATCAACTTAAAGGTCATCGCTGATGAGGCGCTGCACAAATGCAGGGACAA GGGATACCTGGTCCAGAGGTGTATCATGTTGAGACACCTGTCCAAGGTGGAGGAGGCAGCGGTGACCCCACTGGGCTCTCAGTCCCCCCCGGCCAAACGGCCATGTCCTGACCTGCAG GACCCTCAGAGAGACCGGGTTAAGAAAACACGACCAATCCCTCAG gtgcccTGGAACCCCGAGGTGGACCTGTGCTGGCacagcctggtgtgtgtggcgTCAGAGGAGTGTGAGCCCGAGTGGTGTGCCTCCGAGGaccccctcttcatcctctACACCAGCGGCTCCACGGGGAAACCCAAG ggggtGCTCCACACAGTCAGTGGCTACATGCTGTACGTGGCCACCACCTTCAAGCTGGTGTTTGACTACCAGCCCAGCGACGTGTACTGGTGCACGGCCGACATCGGCTGGATCACCGGACACTCCTACATCACCTACGGACCCCTGGCCAACGGGGCCACCAGCGTCCTG ttcgAGGGTTTGCCCACCTACCCTGATGTGAGCCGGATGTGGGAGATCGTAGACAAGTACAGTGTGACCAAGTTCTACACCGCTCCTACTGCCATCAGACTCCTGATGAAGTACGGCAGCGAGCCTgttaccag GTGCAAGCGGACGTCCCTGAAGGTGCTGGGCACGGTGGGGGAGCCCATCAACCCAGAGGCCTGGCAGTGGTACTACACCGTGGTGGGGGAGAAGAGATGCCCCGTGGTGGACACCTTCTGGCAGACAGAGACG gGGGGACATGTGTTGACTCCTCTCCCGGCTGCCACGCCCATGAAGCCAGGCTCTGCT ACGTTCCCGTTTTTCGGCGTGGTGCCCGCCATCTTGAATGAGTCcggagaggagctggagggaccAAGCGAGGGCTACCTG gtgttcAAGCAGCCCTGGCCGGGGGTGATGAGGACGGTCTATGGGAACCACCAGAGGTTTGAGACCACCTACTTCAAGAAGTTCCCCGGCTACTATGTGACAGGAGACG GTTGCCGCAGAGACAAGGATGGCTACTACTGGATCACAGGGAGGATAGATGACATGCTGAATGTCTCAG GCCACCTGCTGAGCACGGCGGAGGTGGAGTCGGCCCTGGTGGAGCACGAGGCGGTGGCGGAGGCCGCTGTGGTGGGCAGACCCCACCCCGTCAAAGGAGAGAGCCTCTACTGCTTCGTCTCCCTCAAAGACGGGGTCACCTACAACCGCTCCCTGGAAGCCCAGCTCAGGAAacaag TGAGAGAGAAGATTGGAGCCATTGCGACTCCAGACTACATCCAGAACGCCCCGGGGTTGCCCAAGACCAGATCAG ggaAGATCATGCGCCGCGTGCTTCGCAAAATCGCCAACAACGAGCGGGACCTGGGTGACGTGTCGACGCTGGCCGACCCGTCCGTCATCGAGCAGCTGTTTGAGAACCGCAGCTGCTCTGCTGTGTGA